The nucleotide window CAGACTTGAGAGACTTCATTACGTTTGCAGGACTATACCACTAGTCCATAGGGCTATTGACTCAACAATACAGTTAATATTTACTAATAGTTAGCTATTATTAAAGGACAATGAATGCATAGTTGAATATTAAAAGATGGCGGGGGATTATGTTCTGAAGtatttttcttgaaatttgattaacaataaatattatatggaGAGGCCCAttggaaaattattaaaatgaaGATGTGCATTGCCTAAGGGCTTAacctatatttttttaaacccaAAATCTACACAGCACAGTAAAGAACCTGTGGATGAAAGGATTACAGAAAAAATTATCCAAGAAGTAAATACTGAGAGGTTCCAATTTGGAGTCTGAGGGAATCGTGGGGATTTCAAACAAAAGAGATCAAAACTAGGAGATTCCTCCATCGAGTCCGATAATGAGATAGTCTGGTATCAAGGAAGTTGGAAGCTGGTGCGGGGTTGGGGAGTTGGATGTTGAAAGGGAAGTTGTGCAACTGAGTTTGAAGCTAGTGATTCTGTCCTGGATGGTTGGGACAGCAGTCTAGATTGGGATCGAGAGGCATTTGAAAGCTCGGAGGGTGAGAACTCTTTGGAATCTGAAGGTAGCAAAGCTCGTTCCAGTGGCCTTAATGGTTGCAGGAAGCTAGTTTAGAAGATTTTTTGACTGGACAGGATCTTCACAGAATCACGGCCTGTCAAAGAAAAGATTAGATGGTATGCCCCCAACCTTAAACATTTATCCAATTCCTATCTGCCTTCCTCTTCCTTGCGAGTGGATCTCTTAAACTTAAGAGTGGGGGGAGTGGAGGGTGTGGGCAAATTTTTTTCTACGCCAAAATGTCCCAGTATGTCCCTGTGAAGTGTTAGTCTGAAAGGAAATTGAATGGATCTTGCTCACCACAACAGCAAATGCATTTGTGTAAAGTTATTAGGCCATGGTCTGTGGATAAACACAGACAGATTTGTCAAGGATTCTACTCCAAACAAAACTTTGGCTTTAGAGAGGGCTGATGGTGTgttggaagaaaataaaatttctaaGAAGTTGAATGGGGAAAAAAGGTAAGAAAGATGGGGAGTTGGACGCTACCCAGGAAGTGGATAGGATGTTTGATCAAGAGTTGATTTCTCAttaaaagaaatggaagagaGTGAACAGTGGGAAAAGGAAGAAGGGTAGGAAACAGTTATAGAGCCTAAAGAATTTGCATTCTGGAGTTCCAATGGGATGAGCAGTGTGAAGGGGAGAGGGACGAAGGAATCAATTTGTCGTGAGTATGATTAGTCAGGATCTGGGTAGTGGTATGAAAAGGATGCAATTATGGAGATTTTCATAAAAATGGGTTCACGCGTAGTTATCTTGCAATAAACAGAGGGAAATTGGAATTGGTAAAAGGATCAGTGCATCTGGAGGTCTAGCTTTCAAGGATTGGTGTTCTGAgatttttcagtttcaattATAGTTGGATTTTCTAATGCTGGGGATTGTTGGCGCGCCTCAAGGTACTTTTCAAGGCATGGCAGAGGCAAAATGCCTCAGGTTGTCCACTCTTCGACGAAATGCTCCAAAGTCGTAAGCCTTTCTCCTGAAGGGTGCCGCCTTCTTCACGATAGGGCAAGAGGCTGATTCCTCTTGGGAAGACCCTTTATATCCTCTTCATCCCTCCCGATAAACGCTAAAGCAATTCTGAATCTAAACTAAAATAACACCTCTGGAACCCTTAGCCCTGAACAACCCTCTGTCTTGGAGGCAGTTTTGGCAGCAACTCAGTGGCTATAGGGAACTTTTGGCAGATCTAAGGAGCTTTGTTGTGTTGTTGGCAGGTCTAAGGTTTTGGTGGTGTTATCAACTGGTTGAAGAGCCAGATGCAAAAGAAAGTAATGAGGGAGAGGATGAAGAGTTTCTTCGAGAGTGGAGATATTATTTAGTTGAACATAACATCACTCCTGCTCTtgcaccccaaaaaaaaaaaaaaaaaaaaaagggcgcTCTGCCCTTTCTTCAAACACCATTTACCGTATCAGTTACTTAACCAACAAAACTTTAGTGGAACCCCAAAACATGAAATGTACAAAGTTTGCTTCTAAAACAAGATTCAGTTCTTGGGCATCTCTTTTGAATCCAAGTAGTTTCCTACCTAACAAGTGAGAAAATAATTGGCCAATGCTGGGTCCTGACCAGTAAGGAGGAACTTCCTCTGTATAGTTAATGTGGCATATATTGATTGGAATAAATTGGTGAAAGTGCTGAGGCCCACCTCATCAAATTACTTTTATCAGTAATATGATGCCCCGCactttcatcaatttatgtGCCAGGTTAATGGTGAGGACACCTCCTCACCAATCAGGAGCAATGTTTTCAAAGGCGTTTCCCAGGCATGACTTGAGTGCACCTCAAAGTGAGGCGAGACCCTATTGCCTGAGGTATTAGGGTGTTTAAGAATTTGCCAAAAGGGCTGTAGTGTTATTCAAGAAGGCATACGCTCGGGGTAAAGGGCAAGCCACAAACTCTCTGAGGCACCTCTGCATATCTGCTTCCTGCAGATCCTCTTCTATTACTTATATCAGGGGATGATCTTTTTAGAATTTTAGATTTCTTCTTCAGATTATCTGGCATTTTGTTTTCTGCCGTTGTCTTCTTAGGTTTGGAGTTTCTGGGTGGTCTGTCAGTTTGCCATATTTTCTGTACTCTGTTTACCACCATGTCTTGTGGCTTCAAACTTGTTCTGTTCACATATACTGATAAAACAGTAGAACCATCTTCTTTGACATCCTTATTTCCGAAATAGTAGAGCCATCTAATTTCATGGCTTATTTCCTAGCACCCATTACCTAACTTGAGGTTCACTAACAAACCTTATAGAAAAAGACAGTATTTAATAAGATGGGATAAAGACTCCTAATACTATTGGACTTTTGATAAAACTAGATTTTTCGAGGTATCTTCATACTATACTTCTAATGATATCTTCATACTATATGTTGATCAGGTGTTCATCAttcttcaaaattaattttttacctGATGGCTGgctagatttttttataaggatTTATGCTTGAGATGAAATTATGTAGGCCTCAATTATATTTGCGGTACTTCTGTCTTTAATCctgtaaattatttttacatttgTCTTGAATTGGAACATGCAGATTTGTACACACCATTGTCTCCGAAGGTATCATGGTACATCCAAAGTAATGGGGAATGGAAGCAGAAGGATGAGGATGGTTCAACGCCTAATTTCATCACAATTCTTCGGCCAGACTACTTCAAGTAATGGAATATGCTTGAGACACTAACTTCTTGGTGGCAGCTCATGATTTCAGTGTCCAAAGGTCACCCAAATTTCATCACATTTTTACAGCTTGAAAACAAGAGGGATGCTTCGGACTCTGAAATTTCTCACGAATGCAAAAATCAAGCAATGCCATTCTGCCGATATTTTTTCTGCCGTActattcaaattttgagtGACGTATTGTGCAATTGTCAAATAGCAATAGTTATAGGGAGTGAgttcttcatttttcatttttgtagaCAAGGATCCATCTTTAGATGATCCATATCCGGCTTATAGCTTtgtaatttgatttaattggTTTATGTAATTTAATTCAATCGATTTGCTTAGCATTTATAGTTGAGGCAGCAACTAGATGTTCTTTTTAAATGATCATTCACCCTTAACACCAAGGGTGGAAAGCAAAAGCGGATTTGAAAATTTGTAACATCTTTGACCTTACTAATCTTGCTATTCAGATACATACAAGTTTGGCATATTATTGTGGAGATCTTTCAAGAACAGGGTACTGGCATAGTCAAAGGTGGATGAAGGGGGTTAAGTTCTTCACTTGAGACCAATCAGTGTTTGCAATACCTTAGATAAAGGTTATTTCTAAAATCATTGTGGGAAGACTCAGACCTTTGATGTGCAAGTAGGTTAGCCTAAACCAGGTTATTTTTGTGCCCGGTAAGACAAATATTTGACAACATTTTAATTGCTCAAGAAGTGTTTCACAGATTTCAAAtagcaaaagccaaaactgGATATGTTGCTGGGAAAATTGATCTGTCCAAGGCCTATGACAGACTAGAATGATCTTTCATTGGGCAAACGCGTTGTGTGAAGAATGTTGCTCGTAAAATCATTGTGAAAGGGGAGGTTACTGATGGTTTTCAGCCTCAAAGTGTTAGGCAAGGTGACATTAGTCGAAAGCTGTCATAGCTGCTAGATAACAATGATTTTATTCTTTACAGATATTCATAAGACTCCTTTAACAACAATGATTTCTGCTCAGAAGACTCAGACCTCTTATCTTCTCCCATTTGTTCTTTACAGATGATTTGATTCTTTTTAGTGAGGCTTCTGAGCAGAAAAGCTTACCTTTAATCCAATCTGTCACTTCATCCTTTCCTTTActacattatatataatatgcttATTGCTAAGCTTCCTTGTGGTAAGGCTATATGTGTGAGGAGCTTGATAAGGTTAACATGAATTTCTTTTGGGGAAGCAGTGAGAGTCAACATAAAATTCATTTGGTTAAGTATTGTTTGGGCAAATGTAAGTTAGGCTAGTTGGTTAAGGGAGTGTGCCCGCCCATCCCTCTATTGGTATTGGATAAAGAATTTCTCTACAAACATTGGTattggagagagagttttaTACAACGATTTCAATTCTCAtccatcaaatcaaatatcatCCAAAGATCACGAATTTAGAGCGTTTTATGGATTAGTCATCTCTATTTTACGCCCATAGTATTTAGATTCAGAACGGAGTTAATATATTGAgagaaatttgaacccaaagtAGTCTTTCCGAGCACAAAAACCCcaccccaacaaaaaaaaaagaagccccATATAGGTACCCTTCCCTTCCCTTGGTCACCACCAAACCCAGCATGACTTAGTTGTACAACCCATGCAACAGCAGTTACCAAATTTATGTAATGTAAACATATTATGTAGTAATGATTTTCATACTCCACTCCCTCCTTTCCATGTGCAGAGAAAAACTTACGTGGGGTTGTTCATGTCACGTGACAGTATTAAGTACCATATTAATCAATTTAAAGATGACATATATTCATATTAATgactaatttttatttcttataaacacatgccttttcttttataactaGATTGTTTCACCACTCAACATTACTATCATGTAGAACTGTAAACGGATCGGATTCGGATCAGATATACCTCAATCCAAATATGTATTCATTTATAATCAAATTATCGAATTGAACCTATCAATCCATATCCGTTACGCATCGAATTCGAACAAGTCTAATATCATGTGGTATGAATAatcctataaaataaaataaaatattctccCATATACATACATGATACATACTAAGCCCCAAAAATACAAGTTATAACTTAAAGTGAATGGTTAACCTCTAAAGAAGTGAGTGGGTCCCCAAAATACAACTTTACTCGGTGCAGATACaagattaaaaatattattttataatgtgCAAAGCAAAATGTGTTATTGAAATAATAACTTTTCATGCATAGAGTAGCAAAGATCTAGTATGATGAGaagtctttttttctttttcttttttataacgATGAGAATGAGAATTCTAAGTCGCACAAGTGAAAGCACGTCGCATTAATTATGTCACATTCTGTAGAGCCACAAGTTCAATACATCTTGCCATAAGAccacaagaaaaacaagagaTTTAAAAAACGCTTGTGCCTTAGAAACTGTGTTGAATTGGGTTAggtttcttgaattttttttttttttttttggggtaaaagGGTTAGGTTTCTTGATTATACATCTGACTGatgttattattttgttatattttttaaatttctttctttttaaaagtcattttGGTGGTTTCACTCCAAAcatactacaaaaaaaaagaagtatatttagaaaataacaaatacgtaaaatttcatttattaaaatagtACAATCCAGTCCTGCACTAGACACATGGTACAACTCATTCGAGCTTCTAATAAGAAATATGATACAACACCAAAGGACACAATTGTACACAAAACAATACTAGTACAATTCCATATGATACGGTATAATCTGATTAAAACAGTAGAGTCCAATTTGACATACCATATATGCCTTAATTGGTTCTGAGGACATGAACAGCTAAACCCTATTCCCTGTCTACCGATTTGCTACTTTGAGCATGTTGCGCATAGGTGGTCCAGGATGAGGCATTAAAACAGATTGAATCTAGCCTCTGTGCAATCCATCAAAACCTAGGAAACTTTGTTGGGAAACAAAAGCAGATAGTGGGAGTGGGAGATATGTGACAGAACTTTCGCAACCAATCGTATTTTTGGTTGGAATGGCAGTGAGGTCAGCTGAGCCGTAAAGAACATTATTATTACCTGAACTTGAAGGAACCATGGGAGTTTGATAAGAAACTAGTGGAGTATGCTGGGCAATTACATTGCACAAGGCGTCTACTATCGTGCTGCCCATGGGAGCAACCATGGGAATTTGACCCGCAACTAGAGGAGCATTTCAATTCCCTGTTACTTCACCATTTCCTCCCAAACCAACTAGTTGTGCTCTTCCACCCCAGCCATTGGCTTGTTCTCTTCCTTTCCCTTCTTCCAGTTTCCGTGCTGTTTCCAACCTTGAGTTTGCTGTCCTCCTCTCCAACCTTCCCCTTgctgtttttctttcaatccTTTACTTACCCGCATCCTCTTGGTCTGGTGACCGTTGAGGGGAACAGGAAGATTAGCTTTACTTTCATCGTTACTTTCGGTATCAATTTGCCTCGGAACAATAGATACTGAATCCGACCCAAACAAAAGATCAACTAACTGGTGTCCCTGAATATGGCCATCAGAAAAGGATAAAAGGTGACAAAGAGAAGAATGAATACATCCATAAATCTCTTTAAACTGTTCTCTTCCTACTGCCCTTGCTACATTTTGAGACAGGTCTGTGAAATCCTCAACCTGTTGGAAGATGTAGTTAATACACATTCAACACAATGTGCAACAACATAACCTAGATTTAGATTTGGTTTCCAAGGAAATTACACTTATATATGGAGTATCCCATAATTTTGATGTCCAAGATCCTTGATACAGGCTTGCACATAGACCTTTCTGCCAAAGATTTTCAACCGATGCCACCTGCAGAGCAGCAAGCAATATCATAAACTTCAGTTCAGAGAACAAATCAGCTTAATTGTATGATCATCATATCTTCCCTTTGACAATCAAATTGTCACATTAAAATATCCatcatttttctaaatttCAAGTTTTCCACAGATGAAAAGTGCAGTTACCTTGACTAACAGGGTAATGAAAAGATCTGCCAGGGATTCTTTATTGCCTTTTCCGTACTCCGAATAATTCTTCACTCTCTTCACCACAATTACAGGATCTGTTCCATCTGCAACATGCCAAGGCAACTAAACTGTAAAAAATGAAGTGATGCCTACCACTGTTTCTAATTAACAACTTCGAAACCAGAAGGGCCATACTATAACTGAATGTTGAAACAAGCAAATGGGGAAGAACTACTTTATGTTCGGGTCcccaaaaacaataaaaacatgaTCAACTTACTAATGAATCCTTTGGATA belongs to Prunus persica cultivar Lovell chromosome G4, Prunus_persica_NCBIv2, whole genome shotgun sequence and includes:
- the LOC18778138 gene encoding protein HESO1 isoform X3, which translates into the protein MALSQTELLNEAKKLELQGLKKYPISPVFISKLDTLLNDAYAIRRPKPIDYHNRRDLIRILNAITKELYGEGHVIGVQAIMTARVPIIKFIDCGTGIECDLSVENRDGIQKSQILHLVSGIDERFQKLSFLMKAWAKAHNINSPKDRTLSSLSIIQLVAFHLQTRDPPIIPPFCTLFEDGTDPVIVVKRVKNYSEYGKGNKESLADLFITLLVKVASVENLWQKGLCASLYQGSWTSKLWDTPYISVEDFTDLSQNVARAVGREQFKEIYGCIHSSLCHLLSFSDGHIQGHQLVDLLFGSDSVSIVPRQIDTESNDESKANLPVPLNGHQTKRMRVSKGLKEKQQGEGWRGGQQTQGWKQHGNWKKGKEENKPMAGVEEHN